A genomic window from Triticum urartu cultivar G1812 chromosome 7, Tu2.1, whole genome shotgun sequence includes:
- the LOC125522864 gene encoding LRR receptor kinase SERK2-like isoform X2: MKLVALGLVLLGCLQSLAAPDFQVIALYEMRMMLTDSRGVLKDWNNNQVSPCYFDNVRCDQDGSVIGITLSSSGLSGILSPSIATLTTLQQLLLDGNSITGGIPQELGNLSNLMTLKLGRNSLNGSIPQSFGLLSELQNLDLSENLLIGNIPNSLSNLSSLNNINLAYNSLSGEIPEQLLQVSQYNYTGNHLNCGQHIISCNGSTNKTGGSSNSTVKVILGSIGGAVVLIVSVVLFLLWWQRMRHRPDIYIDVPGQHDHNLEFGQIKRFSWRELQTATNNFSEQNVLGKGGFGKVYKGVLPGPDSKKVAIKRLFEVGSPEGEMAFLREVELISIAVHKNILRLIGFCTTPTERLLIYPFMENLSVASRLRDIELNEPILDWTTRMTIALGAARGLEYLHEHCNPKIIHRDVKAANVLLDGNFEAVIGDFGLAKMMDMGRNTVTTGIRGTMGHIAPEYFKTGRPSVKTDIFGYGVMLLEIVTGERAIFPDFLEGAGEVMLIDQVKLLMQEGRLEEIVDRNIGCGYDFQELVKIIQVALLCTNIDPCQRPAMSEVVHMLEEKIVPEDQWEEWQQAELTRRQQYENKQHHKLFTFSEESLNIYEAVELSGGR; the protein is encoded by the exons ATGAAGCTAGTagctttgggattagttttattGGGGTGCCTCCAATCTTTGGCAGCTCCTGACTTCCAAG TCATAGCACTGTATGAAATGAGGATGATGCTCACTGACAGCCGCGGTGTCTTGAAAGACTGGAACAATAACCAAGTGAGCCCCTGCTATTTTGATAATGTTAGATGCGATCAAGATGGCAGCGTTATTGGAAT AACTTTGAGCTCCTCAGGGTTAAGTGGAATTTTATCACCCAGCATTGCAACGTTAACAACTTTACAGCAGCT GTTATTGGATGGTAACAGCATAACTGGAGGAATTCCACAGGAGTTAGGGAACCTATCAAACTTAATGACTCTAAAACTTGGAAGAAATAGCTTAAATGGCTCAATACCTCAATCTTTTGGCCTTCTATCAGAACTCCAAAATCT GGATCTAAGCGAAAATCTGTTGATTGGTAACATTCCAAACTCTTTGTCAAATCTTTCATCGTTGAACAATAT TAATCTCGCATATAACAGTCTTAGCGGTGAAATACCAGAACAGCTACTTCAGGTGTCCCAATATAA CTATACAGGCAACCATTTGAATTGTGGCCAGCACATAATTTCATGCAATGGAAGCACTAATAAGACAG GTGGATCAAGCAACTCCACTGTCAAGGTGATTCTTGGAAGCATTGGCGGTGCAGTCGTTCTCATTGTTTCTGTAGTTCTATTTCTGCTATGGTGGCAAAGAATGCGCCACCGTcctgatatatacattgatgttcCAG GTCAGCATGATCACAACCTAGAGTTTGGGCAGATAAAGCGTTTTTCATGGCGAGAACTCCAGACTGCGACCAATAATTTCAGTGAGCAAAATGTACTCGGCAAGGGCGGTTTCGGTAAGGTGTACAAAGGAGTGCTTCCTGGTCCAGACAGCAAGAAGGTTGCGATCAAACGGCTATTTGAAGTAGGAAGTCCCGAAGGCGAAATGGCTTTCCTCAGAGAAGTGGAATTGATAAGCATTGCTGTGCATAAGAACATATTAAGATTAATAGGATTCTGCACGACACCAACAGAGCGGCTCTTGATATACCCCTTCATGGAAAATCTGAGTGTCGCTTCCCGTTTAAGAG ATATAGAACTTAATGAACCAATATTAGATTGGACGACAAGAATGACGATCGCACTTGGAGCTGCCCGTGGTTTGGAATACCTTCATGAGCACTGCAACCCCAAGATCATCCACCGCGATGTCAAGGCTGCCAACGTCCTACTCGATGGGAACTTTGAAGCAGTCATAGGAGACTTTGGGCTGGCAAAGATGATGGACATGGGGAGGAACACTGTGACGACAGGGATCCGTGGGACAATGGGCCACATAGCTCCCGAGTACTTTAAGACCGGGAGGCCATCAGTGAAGACGGACATATTTGGATATGGTGTTATGTTATTAGAGATTGTGACAGGCGAGCGTGCAATTTTCCCCGATTTCCTCGAAGGAGCTGGCGAGGTCATGCTCATCGATCAA GTGAAACTGTTGATGCAAGAAGGGCGATTGGAAGAAATCGTAGACCGCAATATAGGCTGTGGATATGACTTTCAAGAACTAGTAAAAATTATCCAAGTAGCACTCCTCTGCACCAATATTGACCCTTGTCAACGCCCTGCTATGTCGGAAGTTGTGCATATGCTGGAAGAAAAAATTGTGCCAGAAGATCAGTGGGAGGAGTGGCAGCAAGCTGAGCTTACCCGTCGACAGCAGTACGAAAATAAGCAGCACCACAAATTATTCACCTTCAGTGAGGAGTCACTGAACATCTATGAAGCCGTTGAGCTATCTGGTGGCAGATGA
- the LOC125522864 gene encoding LRR receptor kinase SERK2-like isoform X1 has translation MKLVALGLVLLGCLQSLAAPDFQVIALYEMRMMLTDSRGVLKDWNNNQVSPCYFDNVRCDQDGSVIGIFSFPICRTLSSSGLSGILSPSIATLTTLQQLLLDGNSITGGIPQELGNLSNLMTLKLGRNSLNGSIPQSFGLLSELQNLDLSENLLIGNIPNSLSNLSSLNNINLAYNSLSGEIPEQLLQVSQYNYTGNHLNCGQHIISCNGSTNKTGGSSNSTVKVILGSIGGAVVLIVSVVLFLLWWQRMRHRPDIYIDVPGQHDHNLEFGQIKRFSWRELQTATNNFSEQNVLGKGGFGKVYKGVLPGPDSKKVAIKRLFEVGSPEGEMAFLREVELISIAVHKNILRLIGFCTTPTERLLIYPFMENLSVASRLRDIELNEPILDWTTRMTIALGAARGLEYLHEHCNPKIIHRDVKAANVLLDGNFEAVIGDFGLAKMMDMGRNTVTTGIRGTMGHIAPEYFKTGRPSVKTDIFGYGVMLLEIVTGERAIFPDFLEGAGEVMLIDQVKLLMQEGRLEEIVDRNIGCGYDFQELVKIIQVALLCTNIDPCQRPAMSEVVHMLEEKIVPEDQWEEWQQAELTRRQQYENKQHHKLFTFSEESLNIYEAVELSGGR, from the exons ATGAAGCTAGTagctttgggattagttttattGGGGTGCCTCCAATCTTTGGCAGCTCCTGACTTCCAAG TCATAGCACTGTATGAAATGAGGATGATGCTCACTGACAGCCGCGGTGTCTTGAAAGACTGGAACAATAACCAAGTGAGCCCCTGCTATTTTGATAATGTTAGATGCGATCAAGATGGCAGCGTTATTGGAAT TTTCTCATTTCCAATATGCAGAACTTTGAGCTCCTCAGGGTTAAGTGGAATTTTATCACCCAGCATTGCAACGTTAACAACTTTACAGCAGCT GTTATTGGATGGTAACAGCATAACTGGAGGAATTCCACAGGAGTTAGGGAACCTATCAAACTTAATGACTCTAAAACTTGGAAGAAATAGCTTAAATGGCTCAATACCTCAATCTTTTGGCCTTCTATCAGAACTCCAAAATCT GGATCTAAGCGAAAATCTGTTGATTGGTAACATTCCAAACTCTTTGTCAAATCTTTCATCGTTGAACAATAT TAATCTCGCATATAACAGTCTTAGCGGTGAAATACCAGAACAGCTACTTCAGGTGTCCCAATATAA CTATACAGGCAACCATTTGAATTGTGGCCAGCACATAATTTCATGCAATGGAAGCACTAATAAGACAG GTGGATCAAGCAACTCCACTGTCAAGGTGATTCTTGGAAGCATTGGCGGTGCAGTCGTTCTCATTGTTTCTGTAGTTCTATTTCTGCTATGGTGGCAAAGAATGCGCCACCGTcctgatatatacattgatgttcCAG GTCAGCATGATCACAACCTAGAGTTTGGGCAGATAAAGCGTTTTTCATGGCGAGAACTCCAGACTGCGACCAATAATTTCAGTGAGCAAAATGTACTCGGCAAGGGCGGTTTCGGTAAGGTGTACAAAGGAGTGCTTCCTGGTCCAGACAGCAAGAAGGTTGCGATCAAACGGCTATTTGAAGTAGGAAGTCCCGAAGGCGAAATGGCTTTCCTCAGAGAAGTGGAATTGATAAGCATTGCTGTGCATAAGAACATATTAAGATTAATAGGATTCTGCACGACACCAACAGAGCGGCTCTTGATATACCCCTTCATGGAAAATCTGAGTGTCGCTTCCCGTTTAAGAG ATATAGAACTTAATGAACCAATATTAGATTGGACGACAAGAATGACGATCGCACTTGGAGCTGCCCGTGGTTTGGAATACCTTCATGAGCACTGCAACCCCAAGATCATCCACCGCGATGTCAAGGCTGCCAACGTCCTACTCGATGGGAACTTTGAAGCAGTCATAGGAGACTTTGGGCTGGCAAAGATGATGGACATGGGGAGGAACACTGTGACGACAGGGATCCGTGGGACAATGGGCCACATAGCTCCCGAGTACTTTAAGACCGGGAGGCCATCAGTGAAGACGGACATATTTGGATATGGTGTTATGTTATTAGAGATTGTGACAGGCGAGCGTGCAATTTTCCCCGATTTCCTCGAAGGAGCTGGCGAGGTCATGCTCATCGATCAA GTGAAACTGTTGATGCAAGAAGGGCGATTGGAAGAAATCGTAGACCGCAATATAGGCTGTGGATATGACTTTCAAGAACTAGTAAAAATTATCCAAGTAGCACTCCTCTGCACCAATATTGACCCTTGTCAACGCCCTGCTATGTCGGAAGTTGTGCATATGCTGGAAGAAAAAATTGTGCCAGAAGATCAGTGGGAGGAGTGGCAGCAAGCTGAGCTTACCCGTCGACAGCAGTACGAAAATAAGCAGCACCACAAATTATTCACCTTCAGTGAGGAGTCACTGAACATCTATGAAGCCGTTGAGCTATCTGGTGGCAGATGA
- the LOC125522864 gene encoding LRR receptor kinase SERK2-like isoform X3 encodes MRMMLTDSRGVLKDWNNNQVSPCYFDNVRCDQDGSVIGIFSFPICRTLSSSGLSGILSPSIATLTTLQQLLLDGNSITGGIPQELGNLSNLMTLKLGRNSLNGSIPQSFGLLSELQNLDLSENLLIGNIPNSLSNLSSLNNINLAYNSLSGEIPEQLLQVSQYNYTGNHLNCGQHIISCNGSTNKTGGSSNSTVKVILGSIGGAVVLIVSVVLFLLWWQRMRHRPDIYIDVPGQHDHNLEFGQIKRFSWRELQTATNNFSEQNVLGKGGFGKVYKGVLPGPDSKKVAIKRLFEVGSPEGEMAFLREVELISIAVHKNILRLIGFCTTPTERLLIYPFMENLSVASRLRDIELNEPILDWTTRMTIALGAARGLEYLHEHCNPKIIHRDVKAANVLLDGNFEAVIGDFGLAKMMDMGRNTVTTGIRGTMGHIAPEYFKTGRPSVKTDIFGYGVMLLEIVTGERAIFPDFLEGAGEVMLIDQVKLLMQEGRLEEIVDRNIGCGYDFQELVKIIQVALLCTNIDPCQRPAMSEVVHMLEEKIVPEDQWEEWQQAELTRRQQYENKQHHKLFTFSEESLNIYEAVELSGGR; translated from the exons ATGAGGATGATGCTCACTGACAGCCGCGGTGTCTTGAAAGACTGGAACAATAACCAAGTGAGCCCCTGCTATTTTGATAATGTTAGATGCGATCAAGATGGCAGCGTTATTGGAAT TTTCTCATTTCCAATATGCAGAACTTTGAGCTCCTCAGGGTTAAGTGGAATTTTATCACCCAGCATTGCAACGTTAACAACTTTACAGCAGCT GTTATTGGATGGTAACAGCATAACTGGAGGAATTCCACAGGAGTTAGGGAACCTATCAAACTTAATGACTCTAAAACTTGGAAGAAATAGCTTAAATGGCTCAATACCTCAATCTTTTGGCCTTCTATCAGAACTCCAAAATCT GGATCTAAGCGAAAATCTGTTGATTGGTAACATTCCAAACTCTTTGTCAAATCTTTCATCGTTGAACAATAT TAATCTCGCATATAACAGTCTTAGCGGTGAAATACCAGAACAGCTACTTCAGGTGTCCCAATATAA CTATACAGGCAACCATTTGAATTGTGGCCAGCACATAATTTCATGCAATGGAAGCACTAATAAGACAG GTGGATCAAGCAACTCCACTGTCAAGGTGATTCTTGGAAGCATTGGCGGTGCAGTCGTTCTCATTGTTTCTGTAGTTCTATTTCTGCTATGGTGGCAAAGAATGCGCCACCGTcctgatatatacattgatgttcCAG GTCAGCATGATCACAACCTAGAGTTTGGGCAGATAAAGCGTTTTTCATGGCGAGAACTCCAGACTGCGACCAATAATTTCAGTGAGCAAAATGTACTCGGCAAGGGCGGTTTCGGTAAGGTGTACAAAGGAGTGCTTCCTGGTCCAGACAGCAAGAAGGTTGCGATCAAACGGCTATTTGAAGTAGGAAGTCCCGAAGGCGAAATGGCTTTCCTCAGAGAAGTGGAATTGATAAGCATTGCTGTGCATAAGAACATATTAAGATTAATAGGATTCTGCACGACACCAACAGAGCGGCTCTTGATATACCCCTTCATGGAAAATCTGAGTGTCGCTTCCCGTTTAAGAG ATATAGAACTTAATGAACCAATATTAGATTGGACGACAAGAATGACGATCGCACTTGGAGCTGCCCGTGGTTTGGAATACCTTCATGAGCACTGCAACCCCAAGATCATCCACCGCGATGTCAAGGCTGCCAACGTCCTACTCGATGGGAACTTTGAAGCAGTCATAGGAGACTTTGGGCTGGCAAAGATGATGGACATGGGGAGGAACACTGTGACGACAGGGATCCGTGGGACAATGGGCCACATAGCTCCCGAGTACTTTAAGACCGGGAGGCCATCAGTGAAGACGGACATATTTGGATATGGTGTTATGTTATTAGAGATTGTGACAGGCGAGCGTGCAATTTTCCCCGATTTCCTCGAAGGAGCTGGCGAGGTCATGCTCATCGATCAA GTGAAACTGTTGATGCAAGAAGGGCGATTGGAAGAAATCGTAGACCGCAATATAGGCTGTGGATATGACTTTCAAGAACTAGTAAAAATTATCCAAGTAGCACTCCTCTGCACCAATATTGACCCTTGTCAACGCCCTGCTATGTCGGAAGTTGTGCATATGCTGGAAGAAAAAATTGTGCCAGAAGATCAGTGGGAGGAGTGGCAGCAAGCTGAGCTTACCCGTCGACAGCAGTACGAAAATAAGCAGCACCACAAATTATTCACCTTCAGTGAGGAGTCACTGAACATCTATGAAGCCGTTGAGCTATCTGGTGGCAGATGA
- the LOC125522864 gene encoding LRR receptor kinase SERK2-like isoform X4 → MRMMLTDSRGVLKDWNNNQVSPCYFDNVRCDQDGSVIGITLSSSGLSGILSPSIATLTTLQQLLLDGNSITGGIPQELGNLSNLMTLKLGRNSLNGSIPQSFGLLSELQNLDLSENLLIGNIPNSLSNLSSLNNINLAYNSLSGEIPEQLLQVSQYNYTGNHLNCGQHIISCNGSTNKTGGSSNSTVKVILGSIGGAVVLIVSVVLFLLWWQRMRHRPDIYIDVPGQHDHNLEFGQIKRFSWRELQTATNNFSEQNVLGKGGFGKVYKGVLPGPDSKKVAIKRLFEVGSPEGEMAFLREVELISIAVHKNILRLIGFCTTPTERLLIYPFMENLSVASRLRDIELNEPILDWTTRMTIALGAARGLEYLHEHCNPKIIHRDVKAANVLLDGNFEAVIGDFGLAKMMDMGRNTVTTGIRGTMGHIAPEYFKTGRPSVKTDIFGYGVMLLEIVTGERAIFPDFLEGAGEVMLIDQVKLLMQEGRLEEIVDRNIGCGYDFQELVKIIQVALLCTNIDPCQRPAMSEVVHMLEEKIVPEDQWEEWQQAELTRRQQYENKQHHKLFTFSEESLNIYEAVELSGGR, encoded by the exons ATGAGGATGATGCTCACTGACAGCCGCGGTGTCTTGAAAGACTGGAACAATAACCAAGTGAGCCCCTGCTATTTTGATAATGTTAGATGCGATCAAGATGGCAGCGTTATTGGAAT AACTTTGAGCTCCTCAGGGTTAAGTGGAATTTTATCACCCAGCATTGCAACGTTAACAACTTTACAGCAGCT GTTATTGGATGGTAACAGCATAACTGGAGGAATTCCACAGGAGTTAGGGAACCTATCAAACTTAATGACTCTAAAACTTGGAAGAAATAGCTTAAATGGCTCAATACCTCAATCTTTTGGCCTTCTATCAGAACTCCAAAATCT GGATCTAAGCGAAAATCTGTTGATTGGTAACATTCCAAACTCTTTGTCAAATCTTTCATCGTTGAACAATAT TAATCTCGCATATAACAGTCTTAGCGGTGAAATACCAGAACAGCTACTTCAGGTGTCCCAATATAA CTATACAGGCAACCATTTGAATTGTGGCCAGCACATAATTTCATGCAATGGAAGCACTAATAAGACAG GTGGATCAAGCAACTCCACTGTCAAGGTGATTCTTGGAAGCATTGGCGGTGCAGTCGTTCTCATTGTTTCTGTAGTTCTATTTCTGCTATGGTGGCAAAGAATGCGCCACCGTcctgatatatacattgatgttcCAG GTCAGCATGATCACAACCTAGAGTTTGGGCAGATAAAGCGTTTTTCATGGCGAGAACTCCAGACTGCGACCAATAATTTCAGTGAGCAAAATGTACTCGGCAAGGGCGGTTTCGGTAAGGTGTACAAAGGAGTGCTTCCTGGTCCAGACAGCAAGAAGGTTGCGATCAAACGGCTATTTGAAGTAGGAAGTCCCGAAGGCGAAATGGCTTTCCTCAGAGAAGTGGAATTGATAAGCATTGCTGTGCATAAGAACATATTAAGATTAATAGGATTCTGCACGACACCAACAGAGCGGCTCTTGATATACCCCTTCATGGAAAATCTGAGTGTCGCTTCCCGTTTAAGAG ATATAGAACTTAATGAACCAATATTAGATTGGACGACAAGAATGACGATCGCACTTGGAGCTGCCCGTGGTTTGGAATACCTTCATGAGCACTGCAACCCCAAGATCATCCACCGCGATGTCAAGGCTGCCAACGTCCTACTCGATGGGAACTTTGAAGCAGTCATAGGAGACTTTGGGCTGGCAAAGATGATGGACATGGGGAGGAACACTGTGACGACAGGGATCCGTGGGACAATGGGCCACATAGCTCCCGAGTACTTTAAGACCGGGAGGCCATCAGTGAAGACGGACATATTTGGATATGGTGTTATGTTATTAGAGATTGTGACAGGCGAGCGTGCAATTTTCCCCGATTTCCTCGAAGGAGCTGGCGAGGTCATGCTCATCGATCAA GTGAAACTGTTGATGCAAGAAGGGCGATTGGAAGAAATCGTAGACCGCAATATAGGCTGTGGATATGACTTTCAAGAACTAGTAAAAATTATCCAAGTAGCACTCCTCTGCACCAATATTGACCCTTGTCAACGCCCTGCTATGTCGGAAGTTGTGCATATGCTGGAAGAAAAAATTGTGCCAGAAGATCAGTGGGAGGAGTGGCAGCAAGCTGAGCTTACCCGTCGACAGCAGTACGAAAATAAGCAGCACCACAAATTATTCACCTTCAGTGAGGAGTCACTGAACATCTATGAAGCCGTTGAGCTATCTGGTGGCAGATGA
- the LOC125522864 gene encoding LRR receptor kinase SERK2-like isoform X5 yields the protein MTLKLGRNSLNGSIPQSFGLLSELQNLDLSENLLIGNIPNSLSNLSSLNNINLAYNSLSGEIPEQLLQVSQYNYTGNHLNCGQHIISCNGSTNKTGGSSNSTVKVILGSIGGAVVLIVSVVLFLLWWQRMRHRPDIYIDVPGQHDHNLEFGQIKRFSWRELQTATNNFSEQNVLGKGGFGKVYKGVLPGPDSKKVAIKRLFEVGSPEGEMAFLREVELISIAVHKNILRLIGFCTTPTERLLIYPFMENLSVASRLRDIELNEPILDWTTRMTIALGAARGLEYLHEHCNPKIIHRDVKAANVLLDGNFEAVIGDFGLAKMMDMGRNTVTTGIRGTMGHIAPEYFKTGRPSVKTDIFGYGVMLLEIVTGERAIFPDFLEGAGEVMLIDQVKLLMQEGRLEEIVDRNIGCGYDFQELVKIIQVALLCTNIDPCQRPAMSEVVHMLEEKIVPEDQWEEWQQAELTRRQQYENKQHHKLFTFSEESLNIYEAVELSGGR from the exons ATGACTCTAAAACTTGGAAGAAATAGCTTAAATGGCTCAATACCTCAATCTTTTGGCCTTCTATCAGAACTCCAAAATCT GGATCTAAGCGAAAATCTGTTGATTGGTAACATTCCAAACTCTTTGTCAAATCTTTCATCGTTGAACAATAT TAATCTCGCATATAACAGTCTTAGCGGTGAAATACCAGAACAGCTACTTCAGGTGTCCCAATATAA CTATACAGGCAACCATTTGAATTGTGGCCAGCACATAATTTCATGCAATGGAAGCACTAATAAGACAG GTGGATCAAGCAACTCCACTGTCAAGGTGATTCTTGGAAGCATTGGCGGTGCAGTCGTTCTCATTGTTTCTGTAGTTCTATTTCTGCTATGGTGGCAAAGAATGCGCCACCGTcctgatatatacattgatgttcCAG GTCAGCATGATCACAACCTAGAGTTTGGGCAGATAAAGCGTTTTTCATGGCGAGAACTCCAGACTGCGACCAATAATTTCAGTGAGCAAAATGTACTCGGCAAGGGCGGTTTCGGTAAGGTGTACAAAGGAGTGCTTCCTGGTCCAGACAGCAAGAAGGTTGCGATCAAACGGCTATTTGAAGTAGGAAGTCCCGAAGGCGAAATGGCTTTCCTCAGAGAAGTGGAATTGATAAGCATTGCTGTGCATAAGAACATATTAAGATTAATAGGATTCTGCACGACACCAACAGAGCGGCTCTTGATATACCCCTTCATGGAAAATCTGAGTGTCGCTTCCCGTTTAAGAG ATATAGAACTTAATGAACCAATATTAGATTGGACGACAAGAATGACGATCGCACTTGGAGCTGCCCGTGGTTTGGAATACCTTCATGAGCACTGCAACCCCAAGATCATCCACCGCGATGTCAAGGCTGCCAACGTCCTACTCGATGGGAACTTTGAAGCAGTCATAGGAGACTTTGGGCTGGCAAAGATGATGGACATGGGGAGGAACACTGTGACGACAGGGATCCGTGGGACAATGGGCCACATAGCTCCCGAGTACTTTAAGACCGGGAGGCCATCAGTGAAGACGGACATATTTGGATATGGTGTTATGTTATTAGAGATTGTGACAGGCGAGCGTGCAATTTTCCCCGATTTCCTCGAAGGAGCTGGCGAGGTCATGCTCATCGATCAA GTGAAACTGTTGATGCAAGAAGGGCGATTGGAAGAAATCGTAGACCGCAATATAGGCTGTGGATATGACTTTCAAGAACTAGTAAAAATTATCCAAGTAGCACTCCTCTGCACCAATATTGACCCTTGTCAACGCCCTGCTATGTCGGAAGTTGTGCATATGCTGGAAGAAAAAATTGTGCCAGAAGATCAGTGGGAGGAGTGGCAGCAAGCTGAGCTTACCCGTCGACAGCAGTACGAAAATAAGCAGCACCACAAATTATTCACCTTCAGTGAGGAGTCACTGAACATCTATGAAGCCGTTGAGCTATCTGGTGGCAGATGA
- the LOC125522863 gene encoding pentatricopeptide repeat-containing protein At4g19890, giving the protein MQMLSRHRHGRPLLHFVLKPPPFSTTNTASAPPPPPPPFCTPDAAPNIFSLGDHDPGALAPDDAIAALSSLAESDGSAAALAFFRRLASRPDVRHLMRLYVTAATAFVARGSLPMAHEAMRRMVAAFAEAGRLPEAADMVFEMRSHGLPFCVETANWILRAGLDTRNFAYARKVFDGMVTRGGVCPDERSFRALVLGCCREGRVEEVEALLAAMWGQGFCLDNATCTVVVRTFCKKGRFRDVSEFFRRMPEMGTPPNVVNYTVWIDGLCKRGHVKQAFRVLEEMVGKGLKPNVYTHTSLIDGLCKIGWTERAFRLFLKLIKSSSYKPNVHTYTVMIGGYCNEGKLARAEMLLGRMVEQGLAPNTNTYTTLISGHCKTGSFDRAFELMNKMTHEGFLPNIYTYNAVIDGLLKKGKIEEAYKVLRRATTQGLELDKVTYTIFITEHCKQGHITYALDLFNRMIENGCHPDIETYTTLIATYCQQRQMEESQKLFDKCLTLELVPTTQTYTSMIAGYCKVGKSTSALRVFDRMVQNGCLADSITYGALISGLCKESRLEEARALYEGMLDKHLVPCEVTPVTLAFEYCRRGRTSVALSILDRLDKRRQIHATNVLVRKLSATANVDDASLFLKRVLDGDSVVDHVTYIGFINSCYANNRHALASEISDKISKRTL; this is encoded by the coding sequence GCACCCCAGATGCCGCCCCCAACATCTTCTCGCTCGGCGACCACGACCCCGGTGCGCTCGCCCCCGACGATGCCATCGCGGCACTCTCCTCGCTCGCGGAATCCGATGGCTCCGCTGCGGCGCTCGCCTTTTTCCGCCGCTTGGCGTCCCGCCCGGACGTGCGCCACCTCATGCGTCTCTACGTCACCGCCGCGACCGCCTTCGTCGCGAGGGGCAGCCTCCCCATGGCGCACGAGGCCATGCGCCGGATGGTCGCCGCCTTCGCCGAGGCGGGCCGTCTCCCTGAGGCCGCGGACATGGTCTTCGAGATGCGCAGCCACGGGCTCCCGTTCTGCGTCGAGACGGCCAACTGGATCCTCAGGGCCGGGCTGGACACCAGGAACTTCGCCTACGCGCGCAAGGTGTTCGACGGAATGGTGACCCGTGGCGGGGTGTGCCCTGATGAGCGCAGCTTCCGGGCGCTGGTCCTAGGGTGCTGCAGGGAAGGCCGGGTGGAGGAGGTGGAAGCCCTGTTGGCGGCAATGTGGGGGCAGGGATTCTGCCTGGACAATGCGACGTGCACGGTGGTCGTGCGCACCTTCTGCAAGAAGGGCCGATTTAGGGATGTGTCTGAGTTCTTCAGGAGGATGCCGGAGATGGGCACCCCACCAAATGTGGTGAATTACACTGTGTGGATTGATGGTTTGTGCAAAAGAGGGCATGTCAAGCAGGCGTTCCGTGTACTGGAGGAGATGGTCGGAAAAGGATTGAAGCCGAATGTGTACACACACACGTCGTTGATTGATGGGCTCTGTAAGATTGGGTGGACGGAGCGGGCGTTCAGGCTTTTCTTGAAGCTCATCAAGAGTAGTTCATACAAGCCGAATGTGCATACATACACTGTGATGATTGGAGGGTACTGTAATGAGGGTAAGCTTGCTCGAGCTGAGATGCTTCTTGGAAGGATGGTTGAGCAGGGGTTGGCACCAAACACAAACACGTACACTACGCTGATCAGTGGCCACTGCAAAACAGGCAGCTTCGATCGTGCCTTTGAGCTGATGAATAAGATGACTCATGAAGGCTTCCTGCCCAACATTTACACATACAATGCTGTCATTGATGGCCTCCTCAAGAAAGGAAAAATTGAAGAGGCCTATAAGGTGCTCCGGAGGGCCACTACTCAAGGGCTTGAGCTTGATAAAGTGACATATACTATATTCATAACTGAACACTGCAAACAAGGTCACATAACATATGCTCTAGATTTGTTCAACCGGATGATTGAAAATGGTTGCCATCCTGACATAGAAACATACACCACCCTTATTGCTACATATTGCCAGCAGAGACAAATGGAAGAAAGCCAAAAGCTGTTTGACAAGTGTCTCACGTTAGAATTAGTGCCAACCACACAAACTTATACCTCAATGATTGCAGGCTACTGTAAAGTTGGCAAATCAACCTCAGCTTTGAGGGTCTTTGATAGAATGGTTCAAAATGGATGCCTCGCCGACTCTATAACTTATGGAGCTCTAATAAGTGGGCTCTGCAAGGAATCAAGACTAGAGGAAGCACGGGCATTATATGAGGGCATGCTTGATAAACATTTGGTGCCATGTGAAGTAACTCCTGTCACTTTAGCTTTTGAATATTGCAGGAGGGGAAGGACAAGTGTTGCTCTATCAATCTTGGATAGACTGGATAAACGGCGACAGATTCATGCAACAAATGTGCTAGTTAGAAAGCTCAGTGCTACGGCAAATGTGGACGATGCAAGTCTTTTCCTAAAAAGGGTTTTGGATGGGGATTCAGTTGTTGACCATGTAACTTATATTGGCTTCATCAATTCATGCTACGCGAACAATAGACACGCTCTAGCTTCTGAAATATCTGATAAGATCTCAAAAAGAACCCTCTAG